The following coding sequences lie in one Miscanthus floridulus cultivar M001 chromosome 9, ASM1932011v1, whole genome shotgun sequence genomic window:
- the LOC136483770 gene encoding RNA polymerase sigma factor sigB-like, with protein sequence MACLAPQFMWAPSAAAHVPSSSSSYSRCSALRVHCAVTSAVVVQDRTNGSAAQLRLAYAAPAIQRNFEATLASEALLNEEAVVEAAAAEAVALARAAAEAAQEVVQMVQKNNHQPIIRQKKGVDNYLANEILRTEMQSSSPDMYANNPLMEDLESYGIMASEDELDAYAQYTENIAVKSARQSERRARRTRAAIKASTTLRASQKAASSSKKKRSKGSSSSMNPLGSLWKMTGRRLLTAKEEVEFSEGIQDLLKLEAIQAELTEYNGGQPTFSQWATAAGVDEKTLRKCLNYGIYCKNRMVTSNVRLVISIAREFEGPGMDLYDLIQEGMQGLVRGAEKFDASKGFRFSTYSHWWIKQAMRKSVSEQSQIFRLPAHMVEASYRVKECTKRLRRKLRRRPTNEEIALDTRMPIKRVEAAVNLPKYSVSLDSKIGSTDMTYQEVTADPSAETAEEMLNRMSMKKDVHKALDTLTTREKQVIVLRFGLEDDRIRTLQEIGNIMGVSRERIRQIESARFGN encoded by the exons ATGGCGTGCCTGGCACCGCAGTTCATGTGGGCGCCGTCTGCCGCCGCCCACGTgccttcctcctcctcgtcctactCCAGGTGCTCCGCGCTCCGCGTCCACTGCGCCGTCACCTCCGCCGTTGTCGTCCAGGACCGCACCAACGGCAGCGCGGCGCAGCTGAGGCTCGCTTACGCGGCTCCGGCGATTCAG AGAAACTTTGAGGCAACTCTGGCATCAGAAGCACTTCTAAATGAAGAGGCGGTAGTAGAAGCCGCAGCCGCAGAGGCAGTTGCTCTTGCCAGAGCAGCTGCTGAAGCTGCGCAAGAAGTTGTTCAGATGGTACAAAAAAACAACCATCAGCCTATAATTAGACAAAAAAAGGGTGTGGACAACTACTTGGCAAATGAAATCCTTCGCACAGAGATGCAATCGAGCAGTCCTGACATGTATGCTAATAATCCTTTGATGGAGGATTTGGAGTCTTATGGTATCATGGCTTCTGAAGATGAATTAGATGCTTATGCACAGTACACTGAGAACATAGCTGTGAAATCTGCTCGTCAATCTGAGAGGAGAGCTAGGAGAACTAGAGCAGCAATAAAGGCTAGCACAACTCTCCGTGCTTCACAAAAGGCTGCATCATCCTCAAAGAAGAAGCGGTCCAAGGGTTCCTCATCTAGTATGAATCCTTTAGGTTCCTTGTGGAAGATGACTGGCAGGAGACTTCTTACAGCCAAGGAAGAGGTTGAGTTCTCAGAAGGTATTCAG GATCTTTTGAAGCTTGAGGCGATCCAAGCTGAGCTTACAGAGTACAATGGTGGCCAGCCAACCTTCTCGCAGTGGGCAACAGCAGCTGGAGTTGATGAGAAAACTTTGCGGAAGTGCCTGAATTATGGTATTTATTGCAAGAACAGAATGGTAACATCTAATGTGAGACTTGTAATCTCTATTGCCAGAGAGTTTGAAGGCCCTGGAATGGACCTTTATGATCTTATTCAG GAAGGAATGCAGGGCCTTGTAAGGGGAGCTGAAAAATTTGATGCATCAAAAGGTTTTAGGTTCTCTACATATTCTCACTGGTGGATCAAGCAAGCAATGCGTAAATCTGTCTCGGAGCAATCCCAAATATTTCGCTTGCCT GCTCACATGGTTGAAGCAAGTTACCGTGTAAAGGAGTGCACAAAACGACTTCGCCGTAAGCTTAGAAGACGACCCACCAATGAAGAAATTGCACTGGACACTCGTATGCCAATTAAACGAGTTGAGGCAGCAGTAAACCTCCCCAAGTATAGTGTATCCCTTGATAGTAAAATTGGTTCCACCGACATGACATATCAG GAGGTCACAGCTGATCCCAGTGCTGAGACAGCTGAAGAAATGCTCAACAGAATGTCCATGAAGAAGGATGTACACAAGGCACTAGATACTCTCACCACACGCGAGAAGCAAGTTATTGTTCTGAGATTTGGGCTCGAGGATGATCGGATAAGAACCCTGCAGGAGATTGGTAACATCATGGGTGTGAGCAGGGAGAGAATTCGGCAAATTGAATCTGCGCGTTTCGGAAACTAA